NNNNNNNNNNNNNNNNNNNNNNNNNNNNNNNNNNNNNNNNNNNNNNNNNNNNNNNNNNNNNNNNNNNNNNNNNNNNNNNNNNNNNNNNNNNNNNNNNNNNNNNNNNNNNNNNNNNNNNNNNNNNNNNNNNNNNNNNNNNNNNNNNNNNNNNNNNNNNNNNNNNNNNNNNNNNNNNNNNNNNNNNNNNNNNNNNNNNNNNNNNNNNNNNNNNNNNNNNNNNNNNNNNNNNNNNNNNNNNNNNNNNNNNNNNNNNNNNNNNNTCATAATTTTGCATTTATCAAGATTGAGTGATAAACCTAAAGTGTTGAACCAATTTGAGAGCCGATTTAGGTCAGACTGAAGTTTTGTGCAATCATCTGGCGTGATCATATGTTATTATGATCCGGCAATCATCATAACTTGATGTCATCAGCTAAACATAGAAATTGACAGTGATGTAGCACATGATGGaggttgtaaataaataatgaaaacaatattggcGACAGATATCCCTTGATTGTCCCTTGAGGGACACCAGACGAAGCTAAGAACAAATTAGACTTAACATCAAAGACTTTAACACATTGATACCTGTTACTAAGAAAGGATCTAAATCAAGACAGAAGGGGTTCGCCAAAACCTGATTCTTTGAGAATATGTATAAGCACATTATGATTGACTGAATCGAATGCTTTTTGGAAATAAATGTAGATTACATCTACTTGAGTTCGGTGTTGAAAAGAGGCGTAGACATAGTTATTGAATACAAGATTGCATGTGGTGGTAGACCGTCTTGGGCGAAAGCCATGCTGTTCTTCGGCTAAAATAGAATTAACGGTCGGTTGAATTGCATTTAAGACTAggtgttcaaatatttttgagatatgCGATTGGATGGAGATAGGTCGATAATTGGAAACAATTGAGGAGCTACCAGATTTGGGAATAGGAATTACAGAACTGAATTTGAACATGGAAGGAAAAGTGCCTTCATCAAGTGTCCTCCTAAATAGAAGCCATAGTGGATAAGCAATAATTGTTCttagttcaaataaaaaatgacctGAGAGGCCATCCGGGCCAATGGACCATACATTTTCCAACGAGGATAGGCCATGGAATTCATCTTCAGCGCTGAAAAAAGCATTATTGGGCAGATCAAAGGCAGGAACATCAATTTGTTTGGCATCAAAATCAACTCGTTTAGTAGAGTAGACTGAGAAAAAGTAGGCAGAGAAGAGATTCGCAACCTCTTGTTCATTACTAGAAGTGAATTCGTTGTATGACATTTCCTTGGAAATACAATTTTGTGTGTAGTTGTTTCtaacaaatttccaaaaatcattAGGCTTTATCCTAAGGATTGTTTCAGTACGGTGTATAAAGTCGCGGTAACATctttttgtttcatatttaaGTTTAGCACGGAGTAAAGAGAATTCTCTATAATCATTAACACTTAGagaagatttataattaatatgagccttttttttcaaagccaatatactttttagatttttggtataCCAGGGTGGGAATGTTGATTCATTAAAAGAGACTAGGGAGATGTGATTAAGGATTGATTTATGCAATGCATCGTATAACACATTAACCGCTGAATTCAGGTCGTATTGAGAAAAAGTTGAAGACCAGTTAAATGAAGACATAAAGGAACGGATATTCCCATAATCGCCTTTGCGAAAATTGTAGAATTTGTGGCTCTGCTTACAGCTTGGTACCGGGAGACCAAAtggaagtaaaatatttaaagctgGGTGGTATTTGTCAATAGGAACTAGCGGGTCAAGCGACTTTTCAACGGTTAGAGCTTTATCATTGCAAAAAACTAGGTCTAGAATCGAATtggttgaattataaatattatttttttgaaagaatCCATTTGTTGTAAATGATTCGGGAATACAAGGGGCACGAGCAGGAGAGGAATAAGAGTAAATAATACCATAATCATCATTATCCCATACTGTTTCAGGAATATTATAATCcccacaaataataaatttgtcatAAGGATAAGTATTAAGCAAATATTCAATGGAAGATACGTGCGATTCATAAATTAAAGGAGAAGAGAGTGGGGGAATATAGACACCACCAACGATGAAACTGTAAGAACCAATAGTAAAATGGACAAAAACATGTTCAACATTTAATTGAGTAACTTTAATATTGCATGCAGGGTAATCTTTACGAATGCCAATGAGAACACCACCACCACGACTACAATAGTTATTGGAAATACATCTGtcatacctaaaaatattataattaacaagaCCAAGTTCAGAAttagaaatattgttatgtaaccAAGTTTCGTTTAGtacaatgaatatataatttacagaagatgcattacatttaaaattggttaACTTAGTATTAACACCCCTACAATTTTGGTAGAAGCCAGATAATGAAGTGGAAGCTACTAGTTGATTTGGTTGTTGGATATTGGATCGGTTAGACGTCGATGGTGAACTCCGTTTTTTGACCCATCAGAGATCACTTTCGGAGAACCGTTAATGTACTTGATGGAAAGCCCAGATTCGCTATTGCTAGTCCTATGGTCAATTTCCGAGTGGCATGGTCTCAATTGTTCACGCTGGAGTTTGGTCTTGTCCTTGACAATTCGAAATCCCTGCGTAATTGATACCCCTTGGTTTCTTAACTCAGCAAAGGACACAATCAGTTTAGATGTATCTTCTTTTGAAGTATAAATGACTTAGAGAGGGCGGACATAATCAGCGCGAGCTTTACCGAGTCGAATATACTTAGAGCCATGAGAGGGCTCAATCGAATATTCTCTtcgagtagtttttgaaaaGTTTCCTTATCGTCTTTTACACGTTCAGTAATAGTTGAGGAAATTGACTCAGGGACACCATACACAAGAGCATTATAAGAACATCTTTCACGCTCAAAAGTCTCCTGTAGAACTTGTGAAACGGTAGTAGATGCAATGTTAGGGGTTGAACATGACTCAAGGTTCGCAACTTTgtccatacatatatatatatatatattatcattatatatatatatatatatataatgatacaataaaatgtattaaacatttgtaggtgtagtattatgttattattactatttttttttttattattaatattattggagtTGAGATAGGGCATCATGAGGACGTCCACGCTTGAGACGCCGGAGGGTAGGTTTATCGCTGAGTTTGAAATGTTTCACGCTACTGGCGGTGTTTAGTTGGTCAAAAAAATTGATCGTAAGATTTTTTATGTAGTCTTTGATTGATGGATCTCTGAAGTCGGTCTGGAGTGCTTCGTTTCTGATGAACCAAGGTGCGTTGGATATTGTGGCATTGTGCGTAGTATCTTTGATTGGAAAACTTGGATCTTATTCATGTGGGTTTTGACACAGTGTCCACAGATAGGGGCAGCATAGAGAACTAAAGGTCTTAGAATTTGCTTGTAAAAAAACATGGAGCAATTCCAGCTCAAGGCGGTTTGACGGTTGATTAAGGGGTAAAGAATTTTGAGACGTTGGTAACCTTGTTGTAGTTTCAAAGGAATGTGCGGGTtccaagttaattttttatctagGATAATGCCTAGATATTTTATGGTTGGTGACCACGATATGTTGTCACCATTCAATACTAGAGTGGGTGGGGTTTTGGGACGACGAAGTGTGAATAGTGTTGCTGTACTTTTGGAggcgtttaaaataattttccatttttttgcccgaaaaattaaataacttgtttcaattaatattttttaatattctattttatttaaatttattgacacTTGCGctacatgtatattgtactataatataaccattttttgcttttattttttaatactgaaaatgaaaaattttaaatctgctgtaatttttttttttaattcataatagtcAAACTGACCTAGataaactatacctatttaaaatttttttaaatcttgagTTGATCcaattgtaaaaaaacattttaaatttataaagtgtTATGATGATTTATGGTTAAATTTTGTGAATTTTCTCAAATATCAATCCTTACCATGGTaagttaggtataggtacctacataaaatagtcgtataataataatataatatgcacctgCCCTCCACCGCATTTCACCTGTTGAAGAGTATTCGCCAATCACCACTGCTCCATATCAGCCGGACGATCATGGATTAAAATGGGATTTATGAGAGGTACCTAATAAGGACTACTATGggaaatactataattttaatcttaGCCATCTGACTATCTGAGACTCcataatatccataatatatctacaatctatagtaaacataatatatacacacaagtAAACAACGTcgaaaagtatataattacctagtttaaatgttattgacaaTCACGATTTTAAATTAACGTAGACTTTTACTGATGTACATGtggtttgttattaatttattattattgttattcgtaAGATTTTCATCACGAACATAGTAAGTTGATGACTGTACTGAAATAATGTACAtacctatttgaataatttaacgTTAACACGCTGAATGttcttaaattattgttaaattataaaatgttttatagaaaTGTGTCCACATAATAAAGTTAGTCGGTAAGGTACCCCGGTACTCTATTATTTTTCTCTggtgattttgtttttgtatttttcaatggttttgttgttattatcataaattaccattataagttataactacttATAGATGAcaggttatacaatttttttcacgcTAAAGttcactattttatattatgttcataagaatgatgtagtttatttttttttaaatatgattagtgataaatgtatttttttttagtctaggtgtattaatcaaaataaccaGAGATCATTAACATGGAATATATCGTTGACTGATGATCAAGATAAAGTATCTGAAAACTTTTTAAGGATGTATAATGAACCAACAACGGTTGCTGAAAAATTTGGTTCAGCTATTTTAACGGTTCCTGAGAACATCAGAAAACAAGCTGATGAATTATTCAAACCTTCAGAAATCAATCCAAACGAAATATTTGATTGGGTAAATACCAAAGTCTCGTGGATTCTTCCATCCTGCTATCAACAATACCTTAAGTCTATTCCTGCAaacgtaagtattttttttgttatacttatgcgataattattttcttagttcaattactaattagtaacatactataataatattatgtacgtccAAGTGTAATaagatattaattacaataat
This portion of the Acyrthosiphon pisum isolate AL4f chromosome A1, pea_aphid_22Mar2018_4r6ur, whole genome shotgun sequence genome encodes:
- the LOC115033529 gene encoding uncharacterized protein LOC115033529 encodes the protein MDKVANLESCSTPNIASTTVSQVLQETFERERCSYNALVYGVPESISSTITERVKDDKETFQKLLEENIRLSPLMALKDTSKLIVSFAELRNQGVSITQGFRIVKDKTKLQREQLRPCHSEIDHRTSNSESGLSIKYDRCISNNYCSRGGGVLIGIRKDYPACNIKVTQLNVEHVFVHFTIGSYSFIVGGVYIPPLSSPLIYESHVSSIEYLLNTYPYDKFIICGDYNIPETVWDNDDYGIIYSYSSPARAPCIPESFTTNGFFQKNNIYNSTNSILDLVFCNDKALTVEKSLDPLVPIDKYHPALNILLPFGLPVPSCKQSHKFYNFRKGDYGNIRSFMSSFNWSSTFSQYDLNSAVNVLYDALHKSILNHISLVSFNESTFPPCVNDYREFSLLRAKLKYETKRCYRDFIHRTETILRIKPNDFWKFVRNNYTQNCISKEMSYNEFTSSNEQEVANLFSAYFFSVYSTKRVDFDAKQIDVPAFDLPNNAFFSAEDEFHGLSSLENVWSIGPDGLSGHFLFELRTIIAYPLWLLFRRTLDEGTFPSMFKFSSVIPIPKSGSSSIVSNYRPISIQSHISKIFEHLVLNAIQPTVNSILAEEQHGFRPRRSTTTCNLVFNNYVYASFQHRTQVDVIYIYFQKAFDSVNHNVLIHILKESASSGVPQGTIKGYLSPILFSLFIYNLHHVLHHCQFLCLADDIKL